A stretch of DNA from Brevibacillus ruminantium:
AAATACTTTCCCGGCAGAAAAAAGCGTCTTCACTTCGTCCTCGTCGTAATCCCAGCCAACAGAAGCAGAGAGCTTGACCAATCCTGGAATCTCCTTTGGTGTGAACTCTTCCAATCGCAAGGCAGGCACATCCGGGTTGCGCATTCTCTTCTCCCCTTTACTCTTCCCTGTTTTTTTGCCGCTCGCGAAACCGGCGCACTTTCATCAGGTTGCCGCATGTCTTGTCGTCGCACCAGCGGCTGGAACGGTTGCGGCTTCCATCGTAATAGACCCAAAGGCAGTTTTGGTTTTCACATATCTTCAACCGGCGCAAATCAGAGCCGGTCAGCAACTCGATGAAAGAAGCAGCGATTTTCCCCATGATGAGCGCCCAGCCCTCGGCCAAAACAAGCTCCACCGCCTGAAAGCCGCCCGTCTGCTGAAAGGTAATCTGGCGGCAGGTCGGCACAGAAGCGGATACCTGGTTGATTCCGTCCAGGTCCTGCTGATCGGGGGCCTTCTCTGCCACGACGGCTTCGGTCACATTTCTCATTTGTGAACGCAGCTTGGCAAGGGCTTTGATTAAGTCAGGGTCTGTCGGCATGCCCTCCCCCAACTCCCATTTTTGCGAAAAATATTGCCACCATTCCGGCTTAGTCAGCCGCTCTAGTCGCTCACCGGAACCGCGCCAGTCCCGGCAATCGCTGTTGATAAAATCAAGGCATAGCCACTCCACGATGCGTCTCCTCTCTTGATACCGGCACCATAATATGGTACATTTTTGTTGTAACCATTAAAATAGAAATTGGTAGTTACAAGCGGTTGATCCCCATCTTTCCCATTATACCGCTCCCCGCTACCCTTTCCCAGAAGAGGAGGATTCACATGAACCGGATGGATTTGCTTGTACACGGACTGGATTGCACGTATGCGAAAGAAGATTGGTACCCCCCTTTGAAAGATGCGTTAGCTGGACTTACAGCCGCTCAGGCAAGCTGGCGTCCCCCTGGCGAAGCAGGCAACACCATCTGGGAGAACGTCAGCCATCTTCTCTTTTACAAGGAGCGCTTGCTCCAGCGTTTGCAGAATCAAGATGAGGTGACAGCGGACAGCAACGACGACACCTTCACTCCATCAGGCGGCCCGGAGGATGAAGCGGCTTGGCAGGCCGATGTCAAACGGATGGAGACCGTTCACCATCAACTTCGGAGCCTGCTGGAAACGTTCGATGAGGATGCCTTTGATCGCCCCTCCCCAATCAAAACCCTGGGACTGAGTGTATGGAGCATCATTCTCCACGATGCCTTCCACACCGGACAAATCGTGCAAATCCGAAAGCTGCAAGGCTCCTGGCCCGCCCGCCGATCCTTTGATTAACGCAGGTATTTTGCTCTAAAAACGAAACGCAAAAGCCGTTACTCCTGCAAAAGAGCAACGGCTTTCCTTTTGTGTTCATCAGTTTGATGCCTCTTCTTGCTTCGGATTTTCCCCGTTCGAATTCTTTGCCCCGTAACGAAACGGGTTATCTTTTCCCGACGGCGCCTCGACATCGACGGCTGGGAGCTTGTCAATCAGTTGCTTGAACTCCGGAGCATAGTAGCTCGTCAGCTTTACCGTGGCCGTCATCTTTTCATCTGATGGGACGACAAATTCATCCTTTTCCGTATCGGCTACACTGATCTCATCGACCCGCAGGTAGCGCGACATCTCCTGTACCTCCGTGAGAAACTGGTACAGTTGTTCATATTCGCCCTTCACAGATATCGTGATCGCTACGCTTCCCAGTATCGTTTCCGGTAAAAAGCGCTTCAGTTTCTCGATGGACAAAGCCTCGTTTCCGGCGTTCTCCTTTTGGTCCTTGGCAGAATGAGTTGCGGTTGCCTCTGCACTCGTCTGAACTGCGACTGTTTGTTCTGCGGAGTTCGTGGACGCGTTTGACCGCTCCTGCGGAGCTTCAGCCGATGCCTTGTTCTGTTGATCCTCTTTGGGAATGATCTGCTCTGCCATATCCTTCGCCGACATGGCCTTTTGCTCGTCAAAGGAGGCGCTGAGTATCTCCACGCGGCTGATCGTCTGGAGTCTGCCCAAATCCTTGACGAGCTGATCCGTATATGGTGTAACCGGGATGGCCTCTATCACTTTGGCCAATGCTTCTTCGGTGACGACCTGCTCTTTTTTCTCTTCTTGCTTTTTGTCCATGATTCCCTGCACAGAAGCCCGAAGCTGAGCCAGCTCCAGAGTTTGCCGATTCTTCTTTTCTTGCAACGGCGCGAGATAGAAATAGTAGAAGACGGCAAGCAGGGCAAACAGCAAAGCGGCGAACAAGAAAAGGAGTTGACGTGTCTTCTCTGCCATGTTCACTCTCCTACTTTTTCGGCTCTGACGCCAACGCATTGATGCGTTCGGTCAATTCGTCGAGATTCAGCGCTTGCACTTTCAGTTCAAACGTAGCGGTATAGCGCGGCATAAGCGCGCCACCTACTGCTTGCAGCGCAGGAGATTGCGGCTGGCCGTTCGGATCAACCGGTCCCTTCCATTTGACAGGCGAGGCCACTATCGATTTGACCTGTGCCTCTCGCACATACGGAGAAGCTTGCAGGTTGTGCAGGTAAGAGGCGACATCGTCGAACTGTTCAAAGCGGCCGACGAGCTGCACCTCACCGTCCAGACTGTAGCTGATCTTTTGCAGCTTGCCCATCTCTGGCAGATTTTCGGCAAATTGATCCAGCAACAGCGTGGTTGGCGAAAACAAATGCTGCACGCGCTTGGCGACCTCCAGATACTTATCCAAAGTGGCCGATACGGATTGGGAACCCATCTGTTTCTCTGCTGTCTTGAGCAACAGCTCTTGCTGGGAGATTTCCTGCTGAAGCCGGTCAATCGCGGCTTTTTCCGCATAATAGGTCCAGCCCATCCAACCAGCCCCCAGCAGCCAGATGATCCCTGCCAGGGACAGCCACATGGCGCCGCTGCTCACCTTTTTCTTTTTCGGTAGTAGGTTTATGGTTACCACTTTCGTCAACCTCTCAAGGTTAATCCCGCTGCCGCCGTGAACGCCTGCGCATCGATGCGCGACAATTGCGGCCACTGCATGTGATGGACAGGCAAGGGAACGATTTCAAAGCTGGTCAGCCGGCGCTGAAGCAGTTGGACAATCTTCTCCAGATGATCTGCCTCACCGGTAAGATAGATCGTCTGGATGCGGGTACCGTCATTTTTCATGCTGAACTGGTAAAAATTGATGACGCGGTCTACTTCCCTGACCAGATCGTTGACGAAAGACTCCAGTCCGATCATAGATTCTTCTTCTGCTTTCTCAGCAGATGCCGGAATAGGAGCCATCTGGATCGGGATGTTCCGCAAAAATTCCGGGATGTCACTTTGAAAAATACTCACGTTGACGGAGTGCTCTCCCAACTGCAGAAACATGAAATCTGTCTTGTGCGCCACTCCACTTGCTCGAAGCAGACGATACAACGCCAGCGGTTCAATATCGACGGCTGTCACCTCGATATCCAGCACCTTTAATAGCTCCAGATACTGATCAATCACGTCCCCCGGAGCCGCGATGACGAGGTATTCATCCTCCGGCGACGGGTTCTCCCCGACAGCAAACTCCCTAAGCTCATCGATGTCAGGGCCAGACGGTACTTCTCCGATTTTGTGAAAATCAAAGTACGGACGAGAAAATGGCAGATGAATGGTCGTGCCCAGCTCGATCTCCAGCAGCGAACGGATATCGTCAGGAGAGAGCTTGGGCTGGTTTGTTTTTCGGATCACGACAGTCGAAGTCGGGATCGAGAGGATCGCTTTCTTTTTCGTCAGGCGCAGCTCCTTTTTGGCAAGAGTGAGCTGTAGCTTGGCCTGTTCCATATCCGTGATACGCCCGTTCTCGATGCTGCCTGCTTCCAGAGGAATCAAGCCAGCCTGACGGATTTCCACACCATTTTCGGTCGGTCTGGCCTCGGTGTAACGAAGACCGTCCTCTTCCACAGCAATTCCAACACGCACGGGATTTTGTATAAAAGGGATGCGCAGTTTCATCCGCTCTTTTCCTTTCTGTAGCGGGCATGCGATCAGAGCTAAGTCGACCAGTCCGGTGATTCCCCATAAGAGTCCGGTGGATGCGTCGACCAGTCGATCTTGTCCAACGCTCGTAGGCTGGCTGGCATTTCCGATACGTTTCTTTCATATTCGACAAAATTCTCATTTGATTCTACCTATCATTCGACATCTGAAGCCGTTCAACCTGCCATCACAACCGGGAGAATCTGCCCCGGCCTCTGTCAAAAGAACAAGCGGAGGTACCAGTCCAGAATCGAGTCCCCGGCCAGATAGGCGAGTAACGAGCCCGCCGCGATAAATGGACCAAAGGGAACCTGCGTTTTCCGGCCGCCGCCTCGCAGCAGCATCAAACCAAGGCCAAACAAGGTTCCCAGCAAGGCGGACAAAAAGATAGCCAGTGCCAGCAGGGGAAGGCCCAAAAACAGACCGACAACAGCAAACAGCTTGATATCCCCGCCACCGACACCCCCACGAGAGAGTACCGTCAGGAGAAAAAACAGACCAAATCCGACCACACCCGCCAGCAGATGCATCCAATACGGCTGATCCGGATGAATCCAGAAACGCAGAATCAGAAACAGCGCCAGCGCGGGCAGGGTGATCTTGTCCGGAATCAGCCGGTAAGCCAGATCGGAGACACTGACGATGACCAGCATCGAGACAAACAGCAAGCCCAGAATCGTCTCAGCGCTCCAACCATGCTTCACGAATACCAGAACAAATGCCAGTCCGCACAAGCCCTCCATCAGCGGATACAGAGGCGACACCTTGGCCTGACAGTAGTGGCATTTGCCCTTTCTCAGCAAAAAGGAAAGGACCGGCACCAGATCAAGCGGCCCCAGTCTGTGCCCGCAGCTTCGGCAATGCGAAGGCGGGAGCACAACAGACTCCCCCTGCGGAACGCGAAGGCCGACGACGTTGTAAAACGAGCCGAAAAGCAGGCCCAGTAGAAATAGAATGCTGCTGATGAGGTACTCCATGGTCTCTCTCCTCGTGAGGCTTGCTTTGCCTTCGCTTTGCTGGTAGGTTTGTGTTTACGTTCAGGAAAAAACTTCCTGCATCAGTTGGGATGAGGAAGTTTTGGTTTTTCCAAAGACTTTTGTTCTACCTTTATTTTCATTGTACCATGTTCGATTTCGTACGACTCTCTAAAACCTTGATACATGATTGTCTCTCCTAGAATACGAAGAAACCGTTACAAGAGTGAACGAATCTCGTCTAAAAGGAAGAAGGTCCCCCTTCCTAATTATCTTCTAAATGGACATTCGCTCTTTCTAATGTACTAATATCTATATCATCAATGAATGCCTTTTTTCTACCATCTGCTGTCAGTGTTACCGTTGTAACGAGTTTCTTAGAATTTTTGTCAGTTTCAATAGTCACTTCCGACTTTTTAGGGTCGTAATTTTTACCACTTTCGCCAGGAACCTGAATATCTCCAATCAAACCTTCCTTTTGCAATTCCTCTAACGTGAAAGTCCCCGTAGCAACTCCCTTGGTAGTAGCAGCCATCCGAGCCGCTTCCCCGAGCATCTGCGCATTCGCAATATGAGCATCCTTGCGACTGTTCTCAATAATATTTCCAATCGACGGAATCGCAATCGCTGCAATAATCCCCAAAATCACCACAACCGCCAGCAACTCTACCAGCGTCAAACCCCGCTGATCCTTCAAATAACGTCTAAACATCATAATTTCCTCCCATACATACATGTTGGTTCTCTAGCGAACCTTTCCAAACATCTCAAACATCGGAATCATAATAGCGAGTACAATCGTACCGACAATGGCTGCAAGCATCACGATCATCAAAGGCTCAATCAGCGTCTTTATCTTGTCAACGGCGTTCTCCACCTCCGCCTCGTAAAAGTCAGCTACCTTTTCCAGCATCTGGTCCAGTGATCCTGTCTCTTCTCCAATGGCGATCATGCGAGAGACGAGCGGCGGGATCACCCACGCCCGCTTCAGCGGCTCAGACAAAGGCCGCCCCTCGCGAAGGCTGGTTTTCGATTCATGCACAGCTTGACTGATAATCTTGTTGCCGACGACATCCTCTACAATCGTGAGGGCCTGTAAAATAGGCACCGAACTGGAAAACAGCGTGCTCAAGGTACGGCTCATGCGGGCCAGTGCGCCTTTTTGCAGTAATTTACCAAATATCGGCATTTTCAGTGTAGCATAATCCAGCAAATATCGTCCATAAGAAGTATTGACAACTATTCGAACAATAAAATACACGACTATAATACCTATTATATATAGGTACCAAGACCTAACTAAACTATCACTTGCGCTCATCACCATTCTCGTCATGGCCGGCAGCTCCGCGTGAAAGCTGGCAAACATGGTGACAAACGTAGGGACGATATTGATCAGCAGATACATAGTCACCGCGATGGATAAAATGCCGACTGTGAGCGGGTACATCATGGCTGACTTGATCTTTTCCTTGGTGTAATGCGACTTCTCGTAATAGGTGGCCAGCCTGTCCAGCACGATCTCCAGACTCCCCGAAGCCTCCCCGGCCCGGATCATGCTGAGAAACATCGTCTGGAAGACCTTCGGGTGCTTGGCAAAGGCCTCGGAAAGCTGACCGCCTTTGCGAATGTCGGCCTCCACCTCGATCAGGATTTTGCGAAGCGCCTTGCTCTCGCTTTGCTGGGACAGGATGTGCACAGAGTCGACGATCCCGATGCCTGCCCTGATGAGCGTAGCAAGCTGACGCAGAAACACGATAAAATCCTTAGATTTGACCGGCTTGCCAAAATGAATCTCGCGTTGGAGCAGCCCCTTTGCTTCCTGCTCGATCGAAAGCAGAGCCAAGCCTTGCCGCTTCAGCTCTACGATCGCTGCCGGCTTGCTGCTGGCTTCGATTTTTCCCCGTTTTCGCTTGCCGGTGCGATCCTTTGCTTCGTAATGAAAAGTAAGCATCTACTCCAGCGCCCTTTCACTCAAATAGTACTGCGCAGCCTCCTGAGTGATTTCTCCTCTCTCTACCAGCTCTGTGACCGAGGATTCCATGGTGTGCATGCCCAGCTCGCGGCCGGTTTGCATCATGCTTTTGATCTGATGCACCTTTTCGATGCGGATCAGGTTGGCAATCGCATGGGTGTGCACGAGAATTTCGGTGGCAACTGCACGTCCTCCTCCCACGCGGGGAAACAGCCGTTGCGAGATAATCCCCACCAATACCGAGGCCAACTGCATGCGGATCTGGGAATGACGATGTCCCGGAAACACATCGATAATCCGGTCAATCGTCTTCGGAGCATCTGTCGTATGGAGGGTAGCCAGCACCAGATGGCCGGTCTCCGCTGCTGTGACGGCTGTCTGGATCGTTTCCAGATCGCGCATCTCGCCGACCAGAATCACGTCGGGGTCCTGCCGCAGGGCGGAGCGCAACCCGCTGGAAAAATCGTTGGTATCAAAACCGATCTCCCGCTGGTTCACCATGGAAAGCTGATGCTTGTGCAGATACTCGATCGGGTCTTCCAGCGTGACGATATGTTTTCGCATCGTCCGGTTGATATAGTCGATCATCGCAGCAAGCGTCGTCGACTTCCCGCTTCCCGTCGGACCGGTGACCAGGAGAAGCCCCTGCGGCTTGTGGCAAAATTTCCGGATGACCTCCGGCAAACGAAGCTCCTCCAGCGTCGGAATCCCGGCGGGAATGACCCGCGCCACGATACCAATACAGCCGCGCTGGTGATAGGCATTGATCCGGAAGCGGGAGACACCCGGCAATCCATAGGAAAAATCGAGCTCTCCTTTTTCCACAAACGACTGGTACAAATGCTGCGGGATCAGTTCCTGGGCCATCTCTTCCGTATCGCCTGGCGCAAGCGGCGGGATATCCAGACGGCGCAGCTCACCGTCGATTCGAAAGACAGGGGGCGTCCCCACGGTTACATGCAAATCGGATGCTTTTTTTTCAAAGGCGTACCTGAGCAGCTTTTTGATTTCCACCCCTGCCATGGGTATTCACTCTCCTCTACAATCTCGCATGGACACTCTATTATTCCGGCAGGGCAATCCGATAGATTTCTTCCAGGGTCGTCAGCCCTTGTCTCACTTTCAGCAGCGCGTCGTCAAACATCAGCACCATGCCGTTTTTCACAGCGTGCTTTTTGTACTCCACAGCCGGCAGACGCTGGATTATCATGTGCCGCAGCGTATCATCCATGCGGAAGCTTTCATGGACGGCAAGTCTTCCCCGGTATCCCGTCATGCTGCAATTCCCGCAGCCCTCGCTTCGCCAAAGTGTTTCGACGGCAATACCGCGCTGGGCAAACAGGGCTTTTTCCTGTTCTGTCGCAGGCATTTCCTTCCGGCATTCCTTGCAAACCCGTCTGACCAGCCGCTGGGCCAGCACACCGTTGAGCGACGAAGCCAGCAAGAACGGAGGAATGCCCATATCCAGCAAACGCGTAAGACTGCTTACGGCATCATTCGTATGCAGCGTGCTGAGTACCTGGTGTCCGGTCAAAGCCGCGCGAATCGCGATCTCGGCGGTATCCTGGTCGCGAATTTCCCCCACCATGATGATGTCCGGGTCCTGCCGCAAAATAGAGCGAAGCACAGAGGCAAAGCTCATCCCGATACCGTCGTTGACCTGCACCTGATTGATCCCCTCTAGCTGGTACTCTACTGGATCTTCGACCGTAATGATGTTGACATCCTCTTGATTGAGATGGTTCAACGCAGCGTAGAGCGTGGTCGTTTTGCCGCTCCCCGTAGGTCCGGTCACCAGCATAATTCCGTTTGGCCGATTGACCAGATCGCGGAAATAGGCCAGATTGCGATTGGTCAGGCCCAGCTTTTCAATCTCGATCAAGGCATTGGACACGTCCAGAAGGCGCATCACCATTTTTTCTCCGTAGATCGTCGGCAGGGTGGAGACGCGGACATCAATCTCTTTGTAGTCGATATGAAGCTGGATGCGGCCGTCCTGCGGCGTGCGCCGTTCGGCGATATTGAGATTGGACATAATCTTGATCCGCGCAGTCAGGATACCGATCATATGGCGCGGCAGCACCCGCTCCGTCCTGAGTACGCCGTCAACACGGTAACGGATGCGCACGCCCTCTTCCTGCGGATCAATATGGATATCGCTGGCCCGGAGCTGGACTGCCTGCTCGAACATTTGATTCACGAGACGGACGATCGGCGAGTCCTCATCGACGATCCGCGACTCTTCGATCTCGTCTGCCTCCATTTTTTCCATCAGCTCTTTTACCGAGCCTTGCATGCTGTACATCCGGGAGATGGCACGCTGCACCTCATCCCGGGTAGCAATCACCGGCTCGATAACAAAGCCCGTACTGAGCCTCAGCTCATCAATGGCGAAATAATCGAGCGGATCGACCATCGCTACAGTCAGCTTGTTTCCTTCCTTTTTCAACGGAATCAGAGAGTATCGCTTAGCTACCTCTTCTGTCACGATGCTGGACAGCGAGGGGTCCATTTTGAAGCGATACAGACTAACGTGCGGAATTCCCAGCTGAAATTCCAAAATCTCGATCAATTGCTGCTCGGTGATATAGCCTTGCTGCAGCAGATGATCCCCCAGCTTCAGCTTTGACTTCTTTTGCTCGACCAGCGCATCCTGCAGTTGCTCCTCGCTGATCAAGCCGCTTTCGACGAGGATATCACCCAGCCGTCTTCTTCCCATACCCGTCACCTCACCGGCGCATCATGCAAAATAATGACGCCATTCTTTTTCTCAACCGTACCGGACGGGCTTCCCCCTGCGCCAGGCACGCCGCCCGTGGAAACAGGTTCAGATGGTTGCCCCGGCAGAACATCGATATCCGGCGGCTTGATACTGCTCGCCTGTGAGGAGCTTTCGGTTCCCCCCGGCCAGGTGCCATCCAGATACTCTCCCTGGTCACCGTAAACGTAATCCGGAGTCCAATCCGTTCCGTTTTCGCTCCAGTCCTCTGCTCCGGCTTCCAGCGGCCAGTCGGCTTCCGTGTTATCCGTACGTTTGCTCCGGGCTAACTGCGGACCGACGGCGACCACATTGGGAATCGGCGGGTAGAGGTTATCGGCCACGAGCACTTTTTTGTCTGCTTGAGGAAAATACAAATACACTTTGGCGCGAAGCCCGTTTTCCCCGATTCGCACGATTCGCTCCTGGTTTGTCACCAGCGAACGGTCCGCCCGGACGATGGTATCAGGCGGAAAATGCTCGTCTATATCCGTCAGCAGCAGCGGCTTTTCTTTGCTGGATGCCGCTCCCCCAAACAGTGCTACCCGCAGCCGGGAATCCTCCACGACAGCATGGATGTACACCGGTGCAGTCTGGCGGTTTGCCACACGCAAATCCATATCCCGGCCATTCACAACGGCTTCCATGCCCAGACGCTGAAAATCAACCGGACGTCTTGCCTGGTGCCGTTCGATGATGTCCAAACCGCTCAGCACCGATGTTTCAAACAGAGCAGATGCGACCTGTGCCGCACTTCCGCCGAGACCATCAGGGATCGTATCCTGTTTGGGGGATGCCGAGGGATGATACCCTTTCGCCTCTGTATACGGGCCAGTTTTTTCGTTAAAGGACAAGACCTGGTTCGGTAAAAGTATGGTCCCGTTCAGCAGACTTGCTGCCTGTTTTACATTGACGAATCGATCAGGAACGGCCGTATTCAAAGGAGCTGTCCATTCCGCGAGCAGATGGACACTGTTCTCCAAATCCTTGCTCACGATTGCAGGGCTTTCTTTTTCGCCCTGAAGCGGGATACGCAGCTCGGTGCGCGGCAGTTGCAGCTCGTTTTCAATATCTGCGACGGTCTTTTCTACATTGACCCGATACCCGATCATCTCTGGAACGACGAGCGCTCTGTTCTGCTCAATTCGCAGCGTCGCCGCCTCAGCCTGCTGTTCCACTTTGCGGGCAATCTCCGTTACTTGTCTGATCAGCTCACTGCGATCATAGACAACCGCCAGCGGAATACTTCGATCTGCTGGCTCGCCAGTCAAGCCGTAAACAAATCCCCGAATGCCCGAAGATCGCTCTGCCTGCTCCGCAACCTTTTCCCATGTCTTTTCTACTTCAAAGCGAATCCCCAGCTTGTCTTTGTCCAGCGAAAAGACGGTCTGCTCCTTCGTCAGGACAATCGGCAAATCGGAGAGCTTGGCGATACTCTCCTGCACACTGTTCCGGGCCTGCTCCATCGTCATCCCTTCCAACGAAACCCCCGCTACGCGCAGGTCGGGAAGTCTGCTTGCGATAGCTGCTTCCGGCCGCTCCCACAAGCCAGAGGCAAGAAGCGCGGCTACACCAAATACACATGACTGGATCAAGAGAATCGTCCAGACCTTGCCCATCAACTTGAACTGTTTCTTTCGCACCACGTCACCGCTCACTTCCGATTCGTTGTGGCCAACTCAGACTGATTGCCTGTGGGCCGCTTCAAATATGTACTGTCTTCTCGCAAAAAGGGATCATCAACCCGGTCCAGCTCTTCTTCAAAGCTGCTTAAAAGCTTGTCCTCGGACGCCCCGTTCTCTTGTGGCCAATTGGAAATGAAGGGTTCTGCCCGATCCGTAAAAAGATTAACCTGCTCCGCCAAGACTTCCACTTGCTCAGCGCATGCATCGTCTGTCGAAGAGTCATCCTTGAGCGTCCATTCCAACAAATCATCATCCACAAAAGCAGTCAATTCCGATGCTGGTTCTCTTTCATCCGGTTCCACCGCATGCTCCACACCAGCTGCACTCTCCGGCTGCAGTGCGGCAGCAATTTCGTCCAGGACCGCCTGCTGTTGACCCGGCTCCCAGGCATGTGGACCTTCAGCCGGGACCGTTTCCGGCGAATACGTCGACAGTGTTGGCGTGTCAGCCGGGATGACACTCTCATGCGACTGAACTGGCAGATTGGTAGACAGCGGATCAGCCATCGCGGCCGCTTCCTCCGAAAATGCTGTTCGTTCAAGCCTGCCTGCAAGGAAATAAGAGAGAGCAAGAGTGATCAGAATGAAAATAACAGCTGTTTCCAGCCTCCCGAGGAATAGAAGCGAGAACGGCAGCAGGGCTCCCAGCAGGATCGCTGTCCCCAAGCCCGCAATTGCAATAAGCCGTTTTCTGGATGGGGTACGTCTGAAAAGAAGCAGAGAAAAAAGAAGAGTGAGTGACAGGTAGACGACGTAATAACCGCTTAAACCTGATAGAATCATAGAATCACCTGTTTATAGCCAATTCATGTTATTTATAGTACTTTGGTGGTAGAATAACATAGGACATTAGTAGTATTCCATTCATTTGGTAGTACTTTATTCGACATTTTTCTCGCTTATCCTCTTGCTTTTTGTCGAAAATTGTTTGTCTCTCTATGAAATGTCACGCTTTTATCACATTAGAATCCGCTTTCAAACCGTTATGATG
This window harbors:
- a CDS encoding VanW family protein, giving the protein MVRKKQFKLMGKVWTILLIQSCVFGVAALLASGLWERPEAAIASRLPDLRVAGVSLEGMTMEQARNSVQESIAKLSDLPIVLTKEQTVFSLDKDKLGIRFEVEKTWEKVAEQAERSSGIRGFVYGLTGEPADRSIPLAVVYDRSELIRQVTEIARKVEQQAEAATLRIEQNRALVVPEMIGYRVNVEKTVADIENELQLPRTELRIPLQGEKESPAIVSKDLENSVHLLAEWTAPLNTAVPDRFVNVKQAASLLNGTILLPNQVLSFNEKTGPYTEAKGYHPSASPKQDTIPDGLGGSAAQVASALFETSVLSGLDIIERHQARRPVDFQRLGMEAVVNGRDMDLRVANRQTAPVYIHAVVEDSRLRVALFGGAASSKEKPLLLTDIDEHFPPDTIVRADRSLVTNQERIVRIGENGLRAKVYLYFPQADKKVLVADNLYPPIPNVVAVGPQLARSKRTDNTEADWPLEAGAEDWSENGTDWTPDYVYGDQGEYLDGTWPGGTESSSQASSIKPPDIDVLPGQPSEPVSTGGVPGAGGSPSGTVEKKNGVIILHDAPVR